The following DNA comes from Peromyscus leucopus breed LL Stock chromosome 2, UCI_PerLeu_2.1, whole genome shotgun sequence.
gcaggacacaggaagcagGGGCTGCCTGGAGAGGGAACCTATTGTGGGGAAACTTCAGCCTGGCCCCCACTGCCTCACACACAGCCAGAGGGGAGGGACTTCCATTCGGGACACAGCAAAGACCTGTGAACTCAAACGGTGGCCACGTCTCAACACACAGGGGAGGGGCccggccatggtggcacacgcctttcatcccagcgcttgggagggagaggcaggtgaatctctgacttcaaagccaacctggatgACAGTGTGTAgtcggaagatttcctgtgtcccggtcgaatctctcccactcgcgtcccacaagtaaacacacagaggcttatgttaattataactgcatggccatggctcaagccttttgctagctagctcttatatcttaaactagcccataactattaatctatgtatcacctatcgccacatgttctgtggctttatctgcgtcccattacatgttactCCTTGGGCAGCTCCTAGCGTCCTGTCCCCCGTCCCATCattgtcccctcctccctcctcccctcccccgccccgtgTACGCACAGCtcgccttcttcctgtctctctctttgaatttcccgcctgcctttaagctgccttgccataggccaagtggctttatttatcaaccaatcagagcaacacatttgcagccctacagaaagacattcccccatcaacagtgactgagttctaggtcagttctacacagggaaaccctgtctcaaaaaaaaaaaatagacggAAAGGCATTCACTTCCTGGTGGTAGTAGACCCTGGTCAAGGAGGGATGCACCTAGTGGGCTCCTGGGCCTTCCCTGCAGTCaaggctcactctgtagactctACACAGGTACAGCAGGGAGGGCCTCTAGGACACAATGGCATGGTTCAGACCTAGTgtgtcttagctactgttctattgctctgaagagacacattaaccaaggcaattcttatttaaaaagaaagcatttaattgggatcttgcttaccatttcagaggattagcccattatcatcagggCTCTACAGCAGTAActaagagctttacatcctgatccacagacattaggcagggagagagagactgggcctggaaTGGATAttttgaaacctcgaagcccaccTCCAGCAACAACCTCCTCCACAtgtcctaatccttccaaacaatTCAACTGGGGACTAAggatgcaaatatatgagcctatgggggccattctcaatTCAATCCAGGCTCTCCCTGCACCAGCAGGGAGTAAGATAGCCAGTCTGGTGTGCAGGAGGAGGTTCTGCCCCTGAGCTGGGACCCTGCTGTCCAGGGACCGGTGATGGGGTTCCTGTGGTCACATGGCAGCTGCTCCGAGCTCAGGAACTGAGGTTCTCAGGCGGCCACCTGCCTGTGTAGAACCACTCTGTTCCCCCGCTGAGACTGTGGTGCAGCTCTCTCCTCCCAAATAAAGCAACCTCTCCTGGAGGGAGAACGGGGGCTTTGGAGGCCAAGGGAATCAAGGAAATTGAGATGTCCTGGGAAGATCCTAACACACTATGGTTCACACGGCCCCTTCTCAGGATTATAAAAGCAGTGGTAGTAAGTGGGGAGAGGCGGTTCACTGGCCAGTCAAGAAGTTTACAAGTAGAGCACAGAGCTCCAGGAATGTGGCTTTcctgagctgtcactcatgtggGGGTAGGCTTTTCACTAATGCAGCTGACTGAGTTGTTCATGttctgtaagtgaccccaaaaaaatGCACTAGTTCTCTAAGCTAGACCTAGATAGTgtcatttttttgggggagggggtctaTCTGGGGTAACtgatttgttcatgtctcctagACAAAAGTCACACAATACATGAAGAAGAGAAGGTGGGCTGAAAACCCAGCACTGTGGCCTGAGGCTGCCCTGTCCTCCAGCCATGCACCTGAAGTGACAGCACAGTCTTGTCCTGTGGCCTGTCTCAGTGCAGACACTGCCACGATGCAGGCTGGTCATATCACAGATCAGGAGAAACCACCATTGAGAAGCAGGCTGCTACAGCCCTTCCCCCACGCCACACAGGGCCACCTGGGGAAGCCCCAGGGTTGATCAGCAAGCAGAAGAGGAAAGGTGCCCAGGTGAGAGCCTTCATGTGGTTTCCATGGGGAAGGCCAGACAAGGCCATTCAGCAGGCCTGGGCTTGGTTGGCTTCGGGGCCAATCTGAGCTCTCAGGCTCTGGGGACCATTGGCCTGAGGTATAAATGCCTCCTGGGGGAGGTGAGGGTGGTGTGACTGTAACTAACCTGGCGGAGAGGAAGGTGTTCTGAAGACTAATTTTGTTCCTCACGTTGACTCTCAGACTAGTGAAACAGGGACCCCAGGGGACTAGAATTGCCCCAGAACTCAGACTGTGAGAAAAGAAAGCCTAAATCTTGGGCCAGCCAGAAGGGAAACTTCTGGAGACTCCCAATTTGCCAGACCACTTTACAGGAGAGGCAAGGATGGGTCTGTGGCGGGTGGGACCATGGCTTACCAGGACTACTTAAATGCATAGCTCAGGCCTCTGCTTTACCTCCACCTTGGGTCAGGAGCAGAAAGATGGACTTGGAAAGATCACTGGATCTCTGTCCCTTTTCCCAGGGCGGCCCTCTGCAGACTCCATCCACTCTGGTGATTCCTGCCCTTGCCACTTCCCAGGCTTCAGCTGACCTTGTCACCTTCCTTCCCACCCGCCCCTGTAGTGCACTCTGGGCACTCagtgccttcccctccccacagtCCTGCTGATTCGGGGGGCCACACCTCACCCCTGGAACTTTTCAAAGGCAGCTCCTGTGAGGCCCCACAACTGGGGTGAGACCTGCAGGGCAAAGGTTTTAGTGTCTTATCTGGGGTAACtagacatttgttcatatctCCTAAGCAAACGTCACACAATACATGAAGAAGAGAAGCTGGGCTGAAAACCCAGCACTGTGACCTGAGGCTGCCCTGTCCTCTAGCCATGCACCTGAAGTGAGAGCACAGTCTTGTCCTGTGCCTGTCTCAGTGCAGACACTACCATGATGCAGGCTGGTAAGGCCTTCTTTGCTTTTCACTATTAAGGTAGCTTTTTTAATTGtcttctcagggctggagagatggctcagtggttaagagcactggctgctcttccagaggacccagtttcaattcccagcacccacatggcagctaacaactgtctgtaactccaggcagctaacaactgtctgtaactccagttccctgggatctgacatcttcacacaatacacattaaataaagttaaataaattataaaaaaaaaaaaaaggaattgtctTCTCAAGGACAGGTGTCCAAACCTGGCTTGTTATGGCACAGGCTGTGACTCTAAATCCAGAATGCAATGGTTAATATTGATCATCATCTTGATGGGAtatagaatcaccatggaaacaaatgtcTAGGCATGTTTGGAaagagtttctagattgggttgattgaggtgggaagaccagcCCTTAGGGTCGGTTGACACATTAGAGgagcagcaccattccatgggcaaGGGTTTTGGACTGAATAAAGAAAAGGCAAGCTGTGCATCAACATCCATcactctgtgcttcctgactgcagatgtggTGTGACCGGATGCCTCcactctgtgcttcctgactgcagatgtggTGTGACTGGATGCCTCCACTCTGtgcttcttgactgcagatgTGGTGTGAGTGGACGCCTCCACTCTGtgcttcttgactgcagatgTGGTGTGAGTGGACGCCTCCACTCTGTGCTTCCTGGCTACAGATGTGGTGTGACCCCTCCACTctgtgcttcctggctgcagatgtGGTATGAGCAGACGCCTCACGCTACTGCCTTCATGCCTTTCCCACTGTGATGAATGCTGCTCTCAAACTAGGAGCCAAAGTAAACCCCTCTTCCTTAGGTTGCTTCTTGTCAGGAATTTGGTCCaagtaatgagaaaaataactcacGCAGGTGGGCTTCAGCTTAGTTAGTCTGAGCATAAGTTGCAAACTTCCCGGTCACTGTTTCCTGAATCCAGGAGTTGGCTCTTCTTGAAAGCGTAAGTGAGGCTCCAGATGTCAAACCATCAGAATAAAACCCTGTTTGGAACAGGCATCTTGTGTGGGCAGCTGGATACAAAGAAGATCACCCTCAGGGTCCACTGCCCCTCTCATGGAGCCTGAGTAACTGTGGCTTGAAGGAACTGGTTCTCGGGACCCCTTGCTCCAAGTGGATCTAGACTGGGCATCTCCAGAGTTCTCCACAGCCTCAGACAGCCAGCATAAAGAGCACTAGGAACTCAGTGCCACACAGCTTCCCCAGGCCTCCATTTATTCAGGTGGATGTGAATTCTGCCTCTGATTGGTTGAGCATGCATGCCCTGTCCTGCTGtaggagggcagagggcagagagaagagggctgTGCAAGGGCAGAAAACAGCCGTGGTCTCAGGGTCCTGCTCATGTTTCCGTGTCTGAAGTTTTAAGCCCACCCATTCTGACAACACCAAAAAGTGCAGTGCTCAGGCCCCTTATGTCCAAAAACCACTCCCCCACCGCTGGTAACTCTAATGTCTCTTTTGTTAATTCAAAGCTCCATTATTAGGTGCTGTTCTAGGGCAACCTGTGCCCTGTGTTTGGAGACCAGGCCCTAGATACAGTTAGAGCAAAGTCAGGGGCCAACAGATCAAGAACAATACAATGGGCACTTTACTGGGGACTTACAGGCAGACTATGGGCCTGAGTGGCAGAACACTGATCCCTGCAACTTATGTCGAAATGAAGCGTTCAGCAAGCGATCAGGACAAAAGCGACTTCAATCAAGCCTGGTCCACCTGATTTGTCTCACGCTTACACCAGGAGCATCAAGCACACTCTGAGTGCTGATAGCACAAAGTCCCCACAAAAGGCTCCATGTTGCACTCTAATAGTTCTGTCTCCTTTCGTTGCTGGGAGACTATCTGCTGAAAACAGACCAGGTAGGTCAGTGGCTACTGTGTCAGAACTGCTATAGTTAAGACTCAGGAAGGCTGCATTAGGCCAAGCTGTATCCGTGCATGCACTTAAAGTTGGTATGATTCTTTGGTGGACAGAGTCCTGTGTGTTACTGGAAGCTCTCTTCATGATCACCAGGTTCCTGTTCCGATGTCCTCTTTGTGAGACATTAATGCAGGCCTGTTCTACAATCTAATTACAGTCCATCTGTATCATGGCAAATAATGACAGGCACTTGTACAACCTGCCCATCTCTTCTTTATAACTCAACTTCTTTAACCTCGAGCATTAATACACAAGTTCTTCCGTATGTTCCACAGGCTAATGAGTAGGTGAGTAGCAAGATTATATGGGATAaagaagatgatagatagatagatagatagatagatagatagatagatagatagatagatgaaagataaGAAAAGACAGATGATAAAGAGATAAGATATATGgatgatagatacataaatgAGAAAGATAATATAGATATTGTGgttgtttgaaggaaaatggtccCACGGGCTCATATTTTTGAATGCTTGggccccagttagtggaactgggaaggattaggaggtgtggccttattgaaggaggtGTATCTCTGGAGGTGGGCATTAAAAACCCACATCAAGaccaatctctctttctctctgtctctgtctgtctctgcctctctctctctctctctctgtctctttctgtttctgtgtctgtctctgtgtctgtctgtctctgtctctttctctgtctctctctctccttcctgtggatGAGAATATAAagttctcagctattgctccagtgccatgcctgtctgcttcctgtcatgatgataatggactaaccctttgAAACTATGAGCAAGCCCTCAATTCagtgcttccttttataagttgccttgtttgtggtttctcttcacaacaatagaacagtaactaagaaagAGATGTAATGATAGATACACAGAGCTGTGACATGTAGCATCAATGAGACTATCCGTTGCAGTGGCAAATACCTGAAGGAAATATTTCAAGGAGGAAGGATGTGTTTCAGCTCACCATTTCAGCAGCGTCCATGATCACTGGCTCCATTGCCCTGAGTCTCTGTGTGGCAGAGGTCCATAATAGATCTGTATGGTGGAGCAGAGCTGCTCCCTCCACAGCAGCCAGGGAACAGAGAGGAAATGCTGTTGCTCGTgggctccttcctcccttttcttccatcTGGACACACCCCGTGGGATGGCTGTACCCATGCTCAGGATGGGACTCTCCCCTCAGCAAACCATCTCCAGAGATGCTCCACAAGTGCACCTTGACCTCAAAGACACTTCTGAACTCAGTAAAGGTTGACCACTGGGCACCTCAGGATGGGCACACTTTGCCACAGTCTCAACTcctaaacattattttttaataaatgcaaACAGTTATTTGAAGAACTGATTCCAGGACTGAGGCAAAGAGACAAGTGAGCCTGCAGCACAGCACCTGGCTTCACGGCAATAACTCCCTCCCATGGAGTGATGTGAAATGTTCAAAGAATCCTATCGGTACACTGGGGCCGGAAAACATGGCAGTGATGGATGTCTACATAGAGACAAGGCatgtaacaaaaatatttatttcttataacaAGTAGAAAAGAGACAAATACAAATGTAACTTTAGAAAATCATTCTGAGGATGGGGGAATGGTTCAGTCACTAAAGTGTTTGTCCCCCAGCATAGGGACATGAGTTCTTGAACCTGAGTTCATCCCCAGAACCCCCTTAAAAGGTCCAGTGTAGTGCtctatgcctataatcccaacactgaggagacagagacaagggcTCACTGGTAGGttagtctagctgaattggtgagcccCAGGCTGGCTCAAGACGGTTAGCCACTAAAGGAATAACACCCCAAATTGACCTCTAGCCTCTAtagcatatatgtacacacacacacacacacacacacacacacacacacatacacacacacacacaccccacaccacaccaaaaaagagaagaaaaggagccaggaggcagtggcgcatgcctttaataccagcactcaagaggcagagccaggcagatctctgtgagttcaaggccagcctggtctacagagtgagctccaggacaggcaccagaactacagagaaactctgtctcaaaaaaagcaaagagagggagaggggcagggggaggggagggggagggggaggggaggaggggaggagagagaggagaggagaggagagagaggagaggagaggaaaggagagaacaggaagtgatctTGGCCCAGCCTGAGGCCCACAGAGGTAAATGCAGTTACTTTAAAGGCTGAGGTAGAGGGTCAAGTTTGAGGTTTGTTGGAGACACAGAATGAGTCCCGAGTGGGCCCAGACAATTTCACatgactctgcctcaaaacaatagTGAAAAGAGTGctgggtacagctcagtggtgaagtgcttgcctggcGTCTCACTAGGTACACCCCAGACCCAGGAGGCAGTGCTCACCAGCCCACCAGATGAACAGGCCTAGGCTTAacatatccaggacaggcagaggccTAAGGTTTAGACTGAGCTGTTCTGAGCTGATtggaagagccaggcagtaggGTCAATGGTAGCTGTCATTGATACTGGAGGTTTTGGGTCATCATCTCCCAGGATTTGGATGGAGAGGCACATGGGAGCAGATGGGGAAGTGAAAAGGCCCCTGGACCCCATTTCACAGTAAGAATGGCAAAGCAACTCCTTGACTCTGAGCCAAAACCACATCTCCACTGCTGTATGTCCTGGCGCTGGAGCAGCCCAGGGCAGCAGCCCACTCCATAGAAGTTTCCCTCTAGGGCCTCCTAGGTGTCTTGTCATCCAGAGTTCACAGGGTTGAAAGCTGTCTCCTCCTCAGTCACAGCAAACCCAACCTCGGTGACTGGAAACTTGACAGTGTTCTCTTTTTTCTGCCCCTGTCAGAGAAACCCAGACTTAAGTCCTGCCTCTCAGGTACCAAGCTGCATAGTTCTTGGGACATGTAAAGCTCAGCATAGACTAAAGGAGTTGAGTCCTTCATCCTGTTGGGACCTCCTCCCCCAGTCCAAACACCCCTAGAGTGATACCTGCAGAAGCTCCAGTCCCCTGGCCCCCGGTCCTGTAACACAAAGACATCAGGTCATGGGAGAGGCTGATGCGAAACTGGCCAGAGAAGACAGGTACACAGCAATGGAGGACCCACATTCTGCGATTCCAGCTATGTGGTCTACCCCCAGAGTCTGGCCTTCTTTAGAGAAGTGGGCTTTGGACatgggtcaagacccacaggagGCCCACCAGGTCTGCCCACCTTCCTAGAGGACAAAGCCAACCACTCACTTACTTCACAGAGTTGGGGCTCACTCCCACGAGTAGGGAGTCGGGATGGACTGCCTTACCCACCTACACTGGGAACACCAGGGGTGAGCACACAGGAGTGTGCTTCCTCACTGCCAAGAGTGTAGCCTGTTTGGCCCTGGGTGTTCTTTTCGCTTCCCTGAACCATAGCCCAGAGCTTCCCAGACCCAAGCTGATCTGCAAGCTGGTCTCTGGTACCCTGCTCAGCACAGCAGGGCTGAAACAGAAGAAGACTGAAcaatgaggaaggagagaagcaagggagggtgaagggggagggagggagaagagggagagatgggaggaCCCCAGACAGGCCACCTGACAGCTGGGCTCCAGGGAAAGCCTACACCACTAACCATTGGGCAAAGAGGGACCCAACCCTGCAAGGACCCTTGGGGTCCCTCCTGGGGTCCTGAGCCCTGACAGGATGGGTATTGCTCACTGGTGTGTGGCCTTTTTCTTCTAATGTAGATGAATATTATTAAGACGGCTGCCAAAAGGCCCAAAAGGCCCAAAAGGATGAAAATAGTGTAGAAGATCCAGGAGAAGGAGCAGGTGACATCTGTGCTGCTGGTCCCATGTTCCACTTCTTCCTGAAGCCATGCATTGCACCTAGGAGAGAGCAGCCAGGGCACTTGGTGGGAGACCTAGGCTGTGGGGTCAGGTCAGCAGACTGGGCACTGCGGGGGCAAAGGCGAGGTCCCTCACGTGGTCAACAGCTCTGAGGTAGGACTGAAGTCTGTCACAGTCTTCAAGCCCTTTATGggtagacagagagagggaagaaataagaaaaaagggaagaggagcaAAGGAGCATGTCAGAAATGACAGCGAGGAGCAagggacacgggggggggggggggactgaggGGACTTGGAGGGGACTTGATAGGGACTGAACCGACAGCGGTGAAGAGAGACTGAGGATGGGCTGCTGCGCCCTTCCCCAGGGAAGCCACACCTGACCACCCAAAGAAACATAACAACACTCAGAGACCCTCAGTTCCCAGGTTAGCTCTAGAGTCTGGGACCCACATTTAAAGGGGTCCTGGCTCAGGGAGAGAAGGGACCTCACCTGAAGTGGttagaatgaaaatggcccccataggctcatagtgATACTaggaaggaggtgtggcctccttggattaggtgtggctttgttgtgtcactgggggcaggctttgaggtttcttcctgctgcctaccgatccagatgtagaaatctcagcaacctttccagcaccatgtctgcctgcaggccaccatgcttcctaccatgatgataatggactaaactaaACCTCAgaactctaagccagccccaattaaatgttttccttgataagagttgtgatggtcatggtgtctcttcacagcagtagaaaccctaagacaatcgTGCCCACATCCGTAACTCCTGGGTGCCACATTCATAGGGTGGGAACTGGCCACAGCCTGTGGCTTCCTGCCTAAGGCCCAGTGATCTCTGAGAACACAGGCTCCCACGTGTTGTCCTGCATTGGGGTTTCTGACTGCTGCCTATCAAGGGTGCAGCTCTGCTGGCTTTGGGCACTCATCTTCCAGAGGAACAGAGTAATTCCCTCCCCAGGGTGTGGGTCACCTACTTGGTCCAGGGCAGACATTCCTCCCGAGTCCCTCCAGGTGAGAAGGTCCCTATCAGGCAGTCAGCACAGACAGTGTCCTGGCTGTAATTACCTGAGAGAGACAAGCAGAAAACACACGGCTCAAGCTTGCAGGGAGCTGGGCTTCCCTGGGGTGGGGCCTGGGTCTGTCTGTTCTGGAGCCTTCCAACACATAATGCTCTGTGGCTAGTAGAGGGAGCTGTGGTGGTAGATGACGCCCTAAGAACATGTGAGAAGGGCTTGGGTAGTTCTAGGAGATCCTGGACAAGGAAAGAGCCTGACTTAATAATCCAGGGTTCCTTCTACCTTCACCCCATAAACTTTTAGGTGTTCTGGGTAGACTCCAGATGGGCAGCAaagactggcctcacactcacatcTGGTTAGTGGCCTAGGTTACCCTACAAGTCAGGCTCCCTGCTAGGCATCTGAGGTGAGGCTGGATAGCTGAGGTTAGACCAGAATTGGGAGCTACTGGGGCTGCTtcagctcccctcccctcctctgccctctgtcctcttccttgACTCTTACCAGAAAGCCTTTTCTCTGCCCTGAATCTCCCAGATTCTCTGCCCTCTCCTGCCTGCCGctgcccctgcccccgcccctgcCCTGTCTGTGCTTCTCCTgtcatccctcccccacccctcctgtctttattttgatgtcttccccagctccccctcctctgccttcctctgctgccctcttctctcGCCCTCCCCGATCTATTGTCTCACCTCCCTTCACCTGTCAGCCTATCGTCCTCTCTCCTCTCGACCCCAGGTCTTGTCTGGGGTGGGTGGCCTAGGGTGGCCAAGGTTTCTGCTCCTTCTGAGATCCCTCAGCTGGAGGGTTTCTGGACACAGGCAGCAGGGGCCATGGGACAAGAATGGCCTCCAAGGAGGAACCTGCATTCGGCTAGCTCACCTCTCTTCAGGACCCTCTGTCCCCGGGGGCAGGTGGCGTGCGGCAGGCATGTAGAACAGTGGTCCCCCTCCTGGGTCTCACAGAAGTAGCCTGGACTGCAGCGGCACACAGTGTCCTCCCGGCTGGAGCACTCCCGCCAGGTCACTAGGCCCATGTCTGCCATCAGAGACAGGGCGTGAGAGCACCCATCCTCCGGCTGTCCCGGTGCCGGGCCTGCCTTCTGCACCGCCCACCTCCACAGGAGCTCCCACCTGGATCACAGACTCCGCAGGACAGACATTCGCTCAGGCCGTTTGCATGGGCAGTGTGTGTCTGCGGGGGGCAGG
Coding sequences within:
- the Tnfrsf14 gene encoding tumor necrosis factor receptor superfamily member 14 isoform X1; the protein is MGLLACSVLIRNMEPLPGWGSSPWSQAPTANTFRLVWGVFLLNVLCCFSVQPVCREEEYSVGDECCPMCNPGYYVKQACSEQTGTVCAPCPPQTHTAHANGLSECLSCGVCDPDMGLVTWRECSSREDTVCRCSPGYFCETQEGDHCSTCLPHATCPRGQRVLKRGNYSQDTVCADCLIGTFSPGGTREECLPWTKCNAWLQEEVEHGTSSTDVTCSFSWIFYTIFILLGLLGLLAAVLIIFIYIRRKRPHTRPGARGLELLQGQKKENTVKFPVTEVGFAVTEEETAFNPVNSG
- the Tnfrsf14 gene encoding tumor necrosis factor receptor superfamily member 14 isoform X2 encodes the protein MGLLACSVLIRNMEPLPGWGSSPWSQAPTANTFRLVWGVFLLNVLCCFSVQPVCREEEYSVGDECCPMCNPGYYVKQACSEQTGTVCAPCPPQTHTAHANGLSECLSCGVCDPDMGLVTWRECSSREDTVCRCSPGYFCETQEGDHCSTCLPHATCPRGQRVLKRGRHLPPQLPLLATEHYVLEGSRTDRPRPHPREAQLPASLSRVFSACLSQVQCMASGRSGTWDQQHRCHLLLLLDLLHYFHPFGPFGPFGSRLNNIHLH